From Nitrospirota bacterium, the proteins below share one genomic window:
- a CDS encoding DUF2914 domain-containing protein, translated as MILPAAKVRAALAKPLLPVVFFFAGVTYDTVTLTRIDRLLDNLILLLYLALLGFLIVLVGRVGMSRDLDGAGVPGWHLPGVVLRARPYYPMAIQFLLGGLFSAYTIFYSRSASLTGTAVFFGLLVALLVANEFLRDRLANLRLLVSLYALVCFGFFTFFLPVVTGMMNTFVFLLGAVLSGLVTLRVVALVYRDNPQGNARDTVISGLPALALIGVLVGFYFLNWIPPVPLSMKFGGMYHRVAKVADAYELSFERGPWYEIWKRSDNPFRGEDPAYCFTAVFAPVDLKTTIYHHWQYRLTGDKGKRSFMTADRIPITISGGREAGYRAYTVKQRLAPGEWRVDVETADGRIIGRVNFRVEPATGEAPALKTITY; from the coding sequence TTGATACTTCCCGCCGCCAAGGTCCGCGCCGCGCTCGCGAAGCCGCTCCTGCCCGTCGTGTTCTTCTTTGCCGGAGTGACCTACGACACCGTGACGCTGACCCGCATCGACCGGCTGCTCGACAATTTGATTCTGCTGCTGTATCTCGCGCTGCTCGGATTTCTGATCGTGCTGGTCGGGCGCGTCGGGATGAGCAGGGATCTGGACGGGGCGGGCGTCCCCGGCTGGCATCTCCCCGGCGTGGTCCTCCGCGCCAGGCCTTATTATCCGATGGCGATTCAATTTCTCCTCGGAGGATTGTTCAGCGCCTATACGATCTTCTACTCGCGGAGCGCCTCGCTGACCGGCACCGCGGTGTTTTTCGGCCTGCTGGTCGCGTTGCTGGTCGCGAACGAATTCCTGCGCGACCGGCTCGCGAACCTGCGGCTGCTGGTGAGCTTGTACGCGCTCGTCTGCTTCGGGTTCTTCACGTTTTTTTTGCCCGTCGTCACGGGGATGATGAACACGTTCGTGTTCCTACTCGGCGCCGTGCTCTCCGGACTCGTGACGCTGCGCGTCGTGGCGCTGGTCTATCGAGACAACCCGCAGGGCAACGCACGCGACACGGTGATCAGCGGCCTGCCGGCCCTCGCGCTGATCGGGGTCCTGGTGGGGTTTTATTTTCTGAACTGGATTCCGCCGGTCCCGCTCTCGATGAAGTTCGGCGGGATGTACCACAGAGTGGCGAAGGTCGCCGACGCATACGAGCTGTCTTTTGAGAGGGGTCCCTGGTATGAAATCTGGAAGCGGTCGGACAACCCCTTCCGCGGAGAGGACCCGGCCTACTGCTTTACCGCCGTTTTTGCGCCGGTCGATCTCAAGACGACGATCTATCATCACTGGCAATATCGCCTGACCGGCGACAAAGGCAAGCGATCGTTTATGACCGCGGACCGTATCCCGATCACGATCTCCGGCGGCCGCGAAGCGGGGTACCGCGCCTATACCGTCAAACAGCGCCTGGCACCGGGAGAGTGGCGGGTTGACGTGGAAACCGCGGACGGCCGAATCATCGGACGAGTCAATTTCCGCGTGGAGCCGGCTACGGGAGAAGCGCCGGCATTGAAGACCATAACGTACTAG